CAACAGCAGTTGATGTCGGGGAAGCAGCGTGTTCCCGTTCTCGTCGGTGCGGACGCGTCCGTTCCACGCGTGCTGCCGCTCCGGGGGCGACGCGGGGTCGTCGGATCCCTCGGGAACGGGCTCCGCGTCGGTCTGTTCGAGGCACGCAGACAGCGCCGCCGCGCCGCCGACCGCGACCGCTCCCTTCAGCACGTCGCGTCGCGTCGGTTCTTTTCCCCCGTCGGCCATACCCGGCGTTGGCGACGGACGGACAAGTGGATTCGGATGCGTCGCGGAAACGACGCGGATATTTGTCCGGAAGGGTAACCGGACATCGTGACTCGCCGCGGGACTCGAATCCGACTCGCGCTCGGGGTCTGGGGAGTACTCGTCTCGCAGGTCTTTCTGTACCCCGGCGTCGAGGACATCGTGGCCGCGCTCGGCGGCGGGGGGACCATCCGCGCGGGGATGTGGTTCCTCGTCGCCGAGTTCGCCGCCTTCGTCGCCTTCGCGAGCGTGTGGGGGGCCGCCAGCGACGCCGTCGGACGGCGGATGCCGCTCGCGGCCGCCGGTGCGCTGGGCGGCGCGGCGGGCTATCTCGCGCTCGCTTCGGCACCGGCGCTCGGATTCCCCTTTGCGGCCGTGCTCGTGGTTCGGGTCGTCGGCGGCGCGGCGACGATCGGCGCGTTCTCGCTGGCGATCACCGCGCTCGCGGATCTCGCCGGGGGTAACGGGCGGAATATGGGTGCGGCCGGGATCGCGATCGGCCTCGGGGCGGCGCTGGGGTCGATCATCGGCGGTCGGCTCGCCGACGCCGATCCGCTCTATCCGCTGTACGCGGCGGCCGGAACGCTGTTGGCGGTCGCGGTCCTGTTCCTCACCGTCTCCGAGGATCTGCCGAGCGGCGATCGACTCGGCGTCGGCGACGTGCTCGGCCGACTGCGCGAGCGGCCCACACTCACGGTTCCGTACGCGTTCGGCTTTATCGACCGGATGACCGCGGGCTTCTTCGCGCTCGTCGGCGTCTACTACTTCCGGGAGTCGTTCGGACTGGACGCCGCCGGAGCGGGACTCGCGCTCGCGGCTTTTTTCGTTCCGTTCGCGTTATTGCAGTACCCCGCAGGCGTGCTCTCGGATCGGATCGGTCGAGAGATACCCGTCGTTGTCGGATCGATCTGCTACGGCTTCGGGATCATTGCCGTCGGCGTCGCCCCCGCGCTCTGGATCGCTCTCGCGGCGATGATCGCCGTCGGCGCGCTGGGCGCGCTGGTTTCGCCCGCGACGATGGCGCTCGTCACTGACGTCGCCTCCGTCGAAACCCGCGGCGCGGCGCTCGGCGGGTTCAACGTCTTCGGGAGCCTCGGATTTCTCGCGGGCTTCCTCCTCGGCGGCACGACCACGGCGAGCGCGGGCTATCTCGCGGCGTTCGTCGTCGTGGGGTTGTCCGAGGTCGTCATCGCCGTCGTCGCCGCCCGGGCGGTCTGGCGGATCTCGGAATCCACCTACTCGTGACCCGAGATGCGGACCGGCTCGTAGGGCTCTTCGAGGTAGGCGATATCCGACTCCGAGAGGTCGATCGAGAGCGCCTCGACGGCGTCTTCGAGGTGTTCGATGCTCGTCGTTCCGACGATGGGCGCGTCGACGCGGTCGTCGGCGAACAGCCACGCGAGGCCGATCTGGGCCATCTTGACCCCCTTCTCGTCGGCGAGTTCCCCCACCCGTTCGTTGATCTCCCGGCCGCCGCCTTCGAGGTACGGGTGCTGGTGGGCGTAGTCGTCGGTCTCGCCCCGAGTCGTCGAGCGTGACTCCCCGTGCGGCCGCGCGAGCCACCCCCGGGCCAGCGGCGACCACGGGATCACGCCGACGCCCTGCTTCTCACAGAACGGTAGCATCTCGCGCTCCTCCTCCCGATACAGCAGGTTGTAGTGGTTCTGCATGGTCGAGAACGGCGTCAGTCCGAGGCGCTCGGCGACGTGCTGGGCGTCGGCGAACTGATGGACCCACATCGACGACGCCCCGAGATATCTGGCTTTTCCGCGTCGCACGGCGTCGTCGAGCGTCCGCATCGTCTGTTCGATGGGCGTGTCGTAGTCCCAGCGGTGAATCTGTAGGAGATCCAGCGTGTCCAATCCGAGCCGATCCAGCGAGTTGTCGAGTTCCCGTTCGATCGCCTTCCGCGAGAGGCCGCCGGAGTTGGGGTCGTCCTCGCGAGTCTGGAAGTACACCTTCGAGGCGACGACGTACTCCTCGGGGTCGTACGCCGAGAGCGCGTCGCCGAGGACG
This DNA window, taken from Halobellus sp. LT62, encodes the following:
- a CDS encoding MFS transporter, whose protein sequence is MVTRRGTRIRLALGVWGVLVSQVFLYPGVEDIVAALGGGGTIRAGMWFLVAEFAAFVAFASVWGAASDAVGRRMPLAAAGALGGAAGYLALASAPALGFPFAAVLVVRVVGGAATIGAFSLAITALADLAGGNGRNMGAAGIAIGLGAALGSIIGGRLADADPLYPLYAAAGTLLAVAVLFLTVSEDLPSGDRLGVGDVLGRLRERPTLTVPYAFGFIDRMTAGFFALVGVYYFRESFGLDAAGAGLALAAFFVPFALLQYPAGVLSDRIGREIPVVVGSICYGFGIIAVGVAPALWIALAAMIAVGALGALVSPATMALVTDVASVETRGAALGGFNVFGSLGFLAGFLLGGTTTASAGYLAAFVVVGLSEVVIAVVAARAVWRISESTYS
- a CDS encoding aldo/keto reductase, with product MEYTTLGDTGMTVSKICLGCMSFGSSDWREWVLDEEEGKALVDRAIELGVNFFDTANMYSAGESERVLGDALSAYDPEEYVVASKVYFQTREDDPNSGGLSRKAIERELDNSLDRLGLDTLDLLQIHRWDYDTPIEQTMRTLDDAVRRGKARYLGASSMWVHQFADAQHVAERLGLTPFSTMQNHYNLLYREEEREMLPFCEKQGVGVIPWSPLARGWLARPHGESRSTTRGETDDYAHQHPYLEGGGREINERVGELADEKGVKMAQIGLAWLFADDRVDAPIVGTTSIEHLEDAVEALSIDLSESDIAYLEEPYEPVRISGHE